The window CGCTCGGGCAGCCGGCATCTCGTACCGTCAGCTCGACTACTGGGCCCGCACCGAACTCGTGCAGCCCACCATCCGCGGTGCTGCCGGCTCCGGGTCGCAGCGTCTCTACGGTTTCCGCGACATCCTCGTGCTCAAGCTCGTGAAGCGCCTGCTCGACACCGGCATCTCGCTGCAGCAGATCCGCACCGCCGTGAACCAGCTCCGCGAGTCGGGCGTGTCGGACCTCGCCCAGACGACGCTGATGTCCGATGGCGCCTCGGTGTACCTGTGCACCTCGGACGACGAGGTGATCGACCTGGTGTCCCGCGGCCAGGGTGTCTTCGGCATCGCGGTCGGCAAGGTCCTGCGCGAGGTCGAGACCTCCCTGGTCGAGCTCGACGCCACCGCGGCGGCCGATCCCTCCGACGAGCTCGCCGCTCGTCGCGCCTCCCGCGCGTCCTGACCCCGGGTCCGCGCCCGCCCCGACGCCCTGCCCCGAGACGCCTGCCTCCGAGGTTCCGAAATCTCGGAACCTCGGCACGGTCGGGGCTCGGGAGTGGAACTTCGGCGAACCTGAGCGGCGTGTCCTGGAACCTCGCGCCCGCAAGCGACCGGCCGCGTGGCGTCAGTAGACGCAACACTCGGGCGCGCCACTCGGACGGGATGCTCGGACGGGATGCTCGGACGGGAGCCTCGATCCGTGCGCTCTCGAGGTTCCGAAATCTCGAAACCTCGGCGCGCTCGGAGCTCAGGAGTGGACCCTCGGCGAACCTGAGCGGCGAGTCCTGGAACCTCGGCGAACGAGAGCGGGCGCTGAGCACACCCAGCGCCGAACGACCCCGACGCCGAACGACTCCGGCGCCGAACGACCTACCGCCTACGCTCCGGCCGCACCCGCACCGTCGGCGTACGGACCGATCTTGCCGGTCCGCATGATGCGCTCGAGCAGCTGGTCGAAGTTGCGCGCCATCTCCTGCGCGGACTCGCCGGGCCACACGTGCAGGGGCTTCGCGGCACCCTGCGCCTGCTGCAGCGAGGTGCGCTCGGGCAGCTGCGGGGAGAGCACGAGCGGGCCGAACATGTCGCGGAGCTCCTTGATGCGGAACTGGTGTTCGAGCGACTGCACGCGGGCGCGGTTCACGATGATGCCGAGGGGCTGCAGGCGGGGGGAGAGACCGCGGCGGATCTCCTCGATGGCCCGGAGCGCACGGTCGGCGGCGGCGACGGAGAACAGGCCGGGCTCGGTGACGACGGTGACGCGGTCGGACGCTGCCCACGCGGTGCGGGTGAGGGCGTTCAGCGACGGCGCGCAGTCGATGAGGACGAGCTCGTAGTCCTGCTCGACGTTGGCCAGCGCCTCTTCGAGCTTCCAGATGTCGCGGATCGACGGGTGCGGACCGTCGAAGTTGATCGCGGAGGGCGATCCGACCATCACGTCGATCTTGCCCTGCGACCCCTTCGTCCACCCGGACGGGGCGATCGCCTGACGGACGATCTTCTCCTTCGGGTTCTCGAGGACGTCGGCCACGTTGAGGTGTCCGGCGAGGTTGATGTCGAGGCCCGTCGAGACGTCGGACTGCGGGTCGAGATCCACCACCAGCGTGCGCAGTCCCTTGGCGAAGGCGGCCGAAGTCAGGCCGAGCGTCACCGTCGTCTTGCCGACACCACCCTTGAGGGAGCTCACGCTGAGTACATGCACGATCAGCAACGTTACCGCCACTAGGGTTGTCTCACCTCAACCCGGGCTGAAAGGGACGTCGTGTTCAGCAAGATCCTCGTGGCGAACCGTGGTGAGATCGCCATCCGTGCGTTCCGTGCCGCGTACGAACTGGGGGCGCGCACCGTCGCCGTCTACCCGTACGAAGACCGGAACTCCCTGCACCGTCTGAAGGCCGACGAGGCCTACCTGATCGGTGAGCGGGGCCACCCGGTCCGGGCGTACCTGGACGTCTCCGAGATCATCCGCGTGGCGCGCGAGTCGGGTGCCGACGCGATCTACCCGGGGTACGGATTCCTGTCCGAGAACCCGGAGCTCGCCGCCGCGGCCGCCGCAGCGGGGATCACGTTCATCGGCCCGGGTGAGCACGTGCTCGAGATGGCCGGCAACAAGGTGACCGCGAAGGAGCACGCGATCGCGGCCGGCGTCCCGGTCCTCGCGAGCACCCCGGCGAGTCGTGACATCGAGGAGCTCCTCGCCGGCGCCGACGCCATCGGGTTCCCGGTGTTCGCCAAGGCCGTCGCCGGTGGTGGCGGTCGCGGCATGCGCCGGGTCGAGACGAAGCCCGAGCTCCGTGCGGCGCTCGAAGCGGCGATGCGCGAGGCCGACAGTGCGTTCGGCGACCCGACGATGTTCCTCGAGCAGGCGGTCATCCGGCCCCGGCACATCGAGGTGCAGATCCTCGCCGACGCGACGGGCACCGAGGCGGGCACGATCCACCTGTTCGAGCGGGACTGCTCCGTGCAGCGTCGCAACCAGAAGGTCGTCGAGATCGCTCCGGCGCCGAACCTCGACCCCGCGATCGCGCGGGCGCTGCACCGCGATGCCGTGGCCTTCGCCCGGTCCATCGGGTACGTCAACGCCGGCACCGTCGAGTTCCTGCTGGACACCGAAGGCGAGCGCGAGGGACAGCACGTCTTCATCGAGATGAACCCGCGCATCCAGGTCGAGCACACCGTCACCGAAGAGGTCACCGACGTCGACCTCGTGCAGTCGCAGATGCGGATCGCCTCGGGCGAGTCGCTCGCCGACCTCGGCCTGTCGCAGGACACGGTCGCCGTGCACGGGGCCGCGCTGCAGACCCGCATCACGACCGAGGACCCGACGCAGGGCTTCCGCCCGGACACCGGCCGCATCACCACCTACCGCAGCCCCGGCGGCGCCGGCGTCCGACTGGACGGCGGCACGGTCGCCACCGGTGCGCAGATCAGCCCGCACTTCGACTCGATGCTCGCCAAGATGACGTGCCGCGGACGCGACTTCCCGACCGCGGTCGCCCGTGCGAAGCGCGCCCTCGCCGAGTTCCGGATCCGCGGCGTCAGCACGAACATCCCCTTCCTGCAGGCGGTGCTCGAGGACCCGGACTTCGCCCGGGGTGACGTCTCGACGAAGTTCATCGAGGAGCGCCCGCAGCTGTTCAGCGGCCACGTGTCGAAGGACCGCGGCACGAAGGTCCTGAACTGGCTGGCCGACGTCACGGTGAACAAGCCGAACGGCGAGCGGTCGCCGCTGGTCACCGAACCGAGCGCGAAGCTCCCCGCCCTCGACCTCGGTACCCCGGTGCCCGAGGGCCAGCGCGACCTGCTGCTGGCGACCGGCCCGGCCGAGTGGGCGAGGGCACTCCGCGCCCAGACCCGGCTCGCGGTGACGGAGACGACGATGCGCGACGCACACCAGTCGCTGCTCGCGACGCGCGTCCGCACGAAGGACCTCGTCGCGGTCGCGCCGTACGTCGCGCGGCTCACGCCGCAGCTGCTCAGCGTCGAGGCCTGGGGCGGGGCGACGTACGACGTCGCCCTCCGGTTCCTCGGCGAGGACCCGTGGGAGCGGTTGGCCTCGCTGCGCGAGGCGATGCCGAACATCCCGATCCAGATGCTGCTGCGCGGCCGCAACACGGTCGGCTACACCCCGTACCCGACCGAGGTGACGGACGCCTTCGTCGCCGAGGCCGCCGCCACGGGCGTCGACGTCTTCCGCGTGTTCGACGCGCTCAACGACGTCAGCCAGTTGCGACCGGCCCTGGAGGCGGTGCTCGCGACCGGCACGGCCGTCGCCGAAGCGGCGCTCTGCTACACCGCCGACCTCCTCGATCCTGCCGAGGACCTGTACACGTTGGACTACTACCTCCGCCTCGCGGAGCAGATGGTCGAGGCCGGCGCGCACGTCATCGGGATCAAGGACATGGCCGGCCTGCTCCGCGCCGGCGCCGCCGAGAAGCTCGTCGGCGCGCTGCGCGAGCGCTTCGACCAGCCGGTGCACGTGCACACGCACGACACCGCCGGCGGCCAGCTCGCGACGCTCCTCGCCGCCGCGCGTGCCGGTGCGGACGCGGTGGACGTGGCCTCGGCGCCGATGGCCGGTACGACCAGCCAGCCGAGCATGTCCGCCCTGGTCGCCGCCCTGGCGCACACCGAGCGCGACACCGGCCTGTCCCTCGACGCGGTCGGCGACCTCGAGCCGTACTGGGAGGCGGTCCGCCGGACCTACGCCCCGTTCGAGTCCGGGCTGCCCGGGCCGACGGGTCGTGTCTACAAGCACGAGATCCCCGGCGGTCAGCTGTCGAACCTCCGCCAGCAGGCGATCGCGCTCGGCCTGGGCGACCGGTTCGAGCAGGTCGAGGACTGGTACGCCGAGGCGAACCGGATCCTCGGACGCCCGACCAAGGTGACGCCGTCGTCGAAGGTGGTCGGTGACCTCGCGCTGCAGCTCGCCGCGGTGGACGCCGACCCCGCCGACTTCGAGCAGAACCCGGACAAGTACGACATCCCGGACTCCGTGGTCGGGTTCATGGCCGGCGAGCTCGGTGACCTGCCGGGTGGGTGGCCGGAGCCGTTCCGGACGAAGGTCCTGGCGGGCCGCGACGTCCGCCTCGAGATCACGCCGGTGCCGGACGCCGAGCGCGCGCACCTCGACACCCCGGGGCCCGAGCGTCAGCAGGCGCTGAACCGACTGCTGTTCCCGCAGCCCACGGCGCAGTTCGAGCGGGTCCGCGACCAGTACGGCGACCTGTCCGTGGTGCCGACCGTCGACTACCTGTACGGGCTGCGCCCCGGGCAGGAGCACGTCGTGCCGCTCGGCAAGGGGGTCAACCTGTTCGTCGGGCTCGAGGCGATCGGCGAGGTCGACGACAAGGGCATCCGCACGGTCATGGCGACGATGAACGGGCAACTCCGCCCGGTCTCGGTCCGTGACCGGTCGATCGAGGTCGAGACGAAGGTCGCCGAGCAGGCCGACAAGTCCGACCCGAAGCACGTCGCTGCACCGTTCTCCGGTGTGGTGACGCTCAAGGTCGCCGTCGGTGACGTCGTCGAGGCCGGAGCGGCCGTGGCGAGCATCGAGGCGATGAAGATGGAAGCGGCCATCACGGCGCCCGTGGCGGGCACCGTCGGCCGTCTCGCGATCCCGGTGACCCAGCAGGTGGACGCCGGCGACCTCCTGGTGGTGCTGCAGTAAATTGACCGTCCGTCCCATCCGCCTGTTCGGCGACCCCGTCCTCCGTTCGCCCGCCGACCCGATCGCTCCGGCCGCACTCGGGTCGAGCGGGGTCCGCGACCTCGTGCAGGACCTGATCGACACCGTCAAGGAGCCCGGCCGCGCCGGCGTGGCCGCGCCCCAGATCGGTGTCGGCCTCCGCGCGTTCTCCTACAACGTCGACGGCGAGGTCGGCTACGTCCTCAACCCGGAGATCGTCGAGGTCTCGGGGGAGCCGGAACTCATGGAGGAGGGGTGCCTGTCCGTCCCCGGCCTCGGCTACCCGACGAGACGACACCCCTACGCCAGGGTCCGCGGCGTCGACGTCGACGGCGCCGAGGTGGTGCTCGAGGGCACCGGGCTGATGGCCGAGGCGCTGCAGCACGAGGTCGACCACCTCGACGGCACCGTCTACGTGATGACGCTCGATCCCGAGGTGCGGCGGCAGGCGCTGCGGGACATCCGGGCGCAGGAGTGGTTCCACTGACCGGGTGCCGCTGAGCACCTGCTCATGACACCCCCACGGGGGATTGTCGCTTTGTCCTGACGAAGGGGTACCGTATCGGCGTCGGCCTCACACCGACGACCATCCCATCCCCCCAGGACTCCCGCATGACCAGTCAGACTGACGAGCTCAGCTCCCACCGCACCCGCACCAACCGTCGTCCGGCCGACACCACCGTCGCCACTGGTGCGACCGCCGTCCTCGACGCCCCTGCGACGGAGCAGTCGCCGGAGGCCTGAGCCCCGCGCACACCGGAACCCGCGCACACCGGAACCCGCGCACACCTGGCGGAATCGGGCGTACCTGGTCAGAAGAAACGACCTGCTACGCCCGAAACGCCCCGGTACGCCGAGACGACGGGGCGCTACGCGCGGCGCCCGCGACGCTCCTCGATGACGGGCGTCGCGGTCGTCTGCACCTTCGACCCCGAGTAGATGTGGTCGATGTCCGCCGCGAAGTCGCGGAGGATGACCGACCGCTTGATCGTGAGCTTCGGCGTCAGGTGTCCGGATCCCTCGGTCAGCTCGGTGTCCAGGATCGTGAACGACCGGACCGACTCGGCTCGTGAGACCCGGCCGTTCGCGGTGTCGATGGCCTCCTGCACGGCGCTGAGCACGCGTTCGTCGTACGCGGCCTCGTGCGCGGAGAGCGCCGGGGTGATCCCGCGGCTCTCGCACCACCCCGGGAGCATCTCGCGGTCGAGCGTGACGAGGGCGGCGACGAAGGGCTTGCCCTCGCCGACGACCACGACCTGTCCGATGAGCGGGTGTTCGCGGATGCCGTCCTCGAGCGGCGCGGGGGCGACGTTCTTGCCGCTGGCGGTGACGATGAGCTCCTTGGCGCGGCCGGTGACCGTCAGGATCCCGTCGGCGTCGAGCCGCCCGAGGTCGCCCGTGCGGAACCAGCCGTCGTCGGTGAAGGCGTGCTCCGTGGCCTCGTCGTTCCGCCAGTAGCGGTCGAACACGTCGACGCCGCGGATCAGGATCTCCTGGTCGTCGGCGATCCGGATCTCGACGCCGGGCAGCGCGCGGCCGACCGTGCCGATGCGGAGCTCTGCAGCGCGGTTCACGGTCGCGGGGGCCGTCGTCTCGGTGAGCCCGTAGCCCTCGAGGATGAGCACGCCGATCGACCGGAAGAAGTGCGACAGCCGCGGTGAGAGCGGCGCCGAACCACTGACCGCGTACTCGGTCCGACCGCCGAGGGCGTTCCGGAGCTTCGCGTAGACCAGCTTGTCGAAGAGCTTGAACTTCAGGCCGAGCACGAGCGGCACCCGCCCGGCGGCCAGCGCCTCGGAGTGGGCGACCGCTGTCTCCGCCGCGGCCCGGAAGATCCTTCCCTTGCCGCCGAGGTCGGCCTTCTGCTCGGACGCGTTGTAGATCTTCTCGAAGACCCGGGGGACCGCCAGCAGGAACGACGGCTTGAAGGACGACACCGCCTGCATGAGGTCCTTCGTGTCCGGCTCGTGGCCGACCAGGACACCGGCCGACACCGACATCGCCGCGATGAACCGGGCGAACACGTGGGCCATCGGGATGAAGAGCAGGGTCGAGGCGCCGTCCGCGACGACCTCGGGCATCGCGACACTGGCGTTCTCGACCGTCGCGGTGAAGTTGTCGTGCCGCAGGACGCATCCCTTCGGGCGCCCGGTCGACCCGGAGGTGTAGATGATGGTCGCGTCGTCGTGGCCGTGCACGGTCGCCGTCCGGGCGTCGAGTTCGTCGTCGGTGACGTCCTCGCCGAGCCGGGTCAGGTCGTCGAGCCCACCGCCGTCGATCGTCCAGTGCTGTCCGAGGTGCGGCAGGTCCGGTGCGATCGAGGCGACCCGACGCGCGTGCTCCTCCTGCTCGACGACGATGGCGACGGCCTCGGAGTCGGAGAGGATCCACCGGACCTGGTCGGGGGAGCTCGTCTCGTAGACGGGGACGGAGACCAGCCCCGCGGTCCACACCGCGAAGTCGACGAGGGTCCACTCGAGGCGCGTGCGGGACAGGATGGCGACGTGGGCGCCGGGCTCGAGGCCGGCGGCGACGAAGCCCTTCGCGATGCCGCGGACCCGCTCCAGGACCTCGCTGGCGGTGATCGTCGTCCACGTGTCACCGTGGCGCTGGGCCAGGATCGGACGCGACGGCGTCAGCCGGGCGCGGTCGCCGAGCAGCCGCGCTGCGGAGCCGTGGTCAGGAGCGACGGGGCCGCTGGTCGGACGCGATGCGTGCCTCCCGGGCGGAACGCCGACGCTGTCGGTGACTGCGCTGTCGGCGAGAGCACCGTCGGTGGTGACGCTGGCGCGTTCGGGTCGCTGATCGTTCACGGTGACTCCCTTGTCTGCCGGTTCGATTCGAGGGCGCCTCATCCTGCGAGGCGTCACAGCCAGCATAGGGCGCGTGACCGGGCGTTCCGTGAGTTCGCGGTGAACCGGTAGGCTCTTGGACCGTGCACGCCATCGGAATCGACATCGGGGGCACCAAGATCGCGGGAGCGGTCGTGACGGAACTCGGCGAGATCATCGCCGAGGACCGCGTGGCCACCAACGCTGCGGACCCGAACGCCATGCTCGACGACGTCGTCTCGATGGTCGAGCGACTCAGTTCGGGACACGAGGTCGGCGCCGTGGGCGTCGCGGCTCCCGGGTTCATCGACGCCTCGCAGTCGATCGTCTACTACACGCCGAACATCCGGTGGCGGAACGAGCCGCTGCGCCAGAAGCTGCAGCAGCGCCTTGGCGACCTGCACATCACGGTCGACAACGACGCCAACGCCGCCGGTTGGGCCGAGTTCCGCTTCGGCGCCGGCCGCCTCGTCTCCGACATGACCATGCTCACCATCGGCACCGGCGTCGGCGGCGCCATCGTGACCGAGGACCGCCTGTTCCGCGGCGGCTTCGGCACCGGTGGCGAGATCGGGCACCTGCGCATCGTGCCGAACGGTCTGCCCTGCGGCTGCGGTGCCCGTGGCTGCATCGAGCAGTACG of the Curtobacterium sp. TC1 genome contains:
- a CDS encoding AMP-dependent synthetase/ligase — protein: MNDQRPERASVTTDGALADSAVTDSVGVPPGRHASRPTSGPVAPDHGSAARLLGDRARLTPSRPILAQRHGDTWTTITASEVLERVRGIAKGFVAAGLEPGAHVAILSRTRLEWTLVDFAVWTAGLVSVPVYETSSPDQVRWILSDSEAVAIVVEQEEHARRVASIAPDLPHLGQHWTIDGGGLDDLTRLGEDVTDDELDARTATVHGHDDATIIYTSGSTGRPKGCVLRHDNFTATVENASVAMPEVVADGASTLLFIPMAHVFARFIAAMSVSAGVLVGHEPDTKDLMQAVSSFKPSFLLAVPRVFEKIYNASEQKADLGGKGRIFRAAAETAVAHSEALAAGRVPLVLGLKFKLFDKLVYAKLRNALGGRTEYAVSGSAPLSPRLSHFFRSIGVLILEGYGLTETTAPATVNRAAELRIGTVGRALPGVEIRIADDQEILIRGVDVFDRYWRNDEATEHAFTDDGWFRTGDLGRLDADGILTVTGRAKELIVTASGKNVAPAPLEDGIREHPLIGQVVVVGEGKPFVAALVTLDREMLPGWCESRGITPALSAHEAAYDERVLSAVQEAIDTANGRVSRAESVRSFTILDTELTEGSGHLTPKLTIKRSVILRDFAADIDHIYSGSKVQTTATPVIEERRGRRA
- a CDS encoding peptide deformylase, with protein sequence MTVRPIRLFGDPVLRSPADPIAPAALGSSGVRDLVQDLIDTVKEPGRAGVAAPQIGVGLRAFSYNVDGEVGYVLNPEIVEVSGEPELMEEGCLSVPGLGYPTRRHPYARVRGVDVDGAEVVLEGTGLMAEALQHEVDHLDGTVYVMTLDPEVRRQALRDIRAQEWFH
- a CDS encoding pyruvate carboxylase — its product is MFSKILVANRGEIAIRAFRAAYELGARTVAVYPYEDRNSLHRLKADEAYLIGERGHPVRAYLDVSEIIRVARESGADAIYPGYGFLSENPELAAAAAAAGITFIGPGEHVLEMAGNKVTAKEHAIAAGVPVLASTPASRDIEELLAGADAIGFPVFAKAVAGGGGRGMRRVETKPELRAALEAAMREADSAFGDPTMFLEQAVIRPRHIEVQILADATGTEAGTIHLFERDCSVQRRNQKVVEIAPAPNLDPAIARALHRDAVAFARSIGYVNAGTVEFLLDTEGEREGQHVFIEMNPRIQVEHTVTEEVTDVDLVQSQMRIASGESLADLGLSQDTVAVHGAALQTRITTEDPTQGFRPDTGRITTYRSPGGAGVRLDGGTVATGAQISPHFDSMLAKMTCRGRDFPTAVARAKRALAEFRIRGVSTNIPFLQAVLEDPDFARGDVSTKFIEERPQLFSGHVSKDRGTKVLNWLADVTVNKPNGERSPLVTEPSAKLPALDLGTPVPEGQRDLLLATGPAEWARALRAQTRLAVTETTMRDAHQSLLATRVRTKDLVAVAPYVARLTPQLLSVEAWGGATYDVALRFLGEDPWERLASLREAMPNIPIQMLLRGRNTVGYTPYPTEVTDAFVAEAAATGVDVFRVFDALNDVSQLRPALEAVLATGTAVAEAALCYTADLLDPAEDLYTLDYYLRLAEQMVEAGAHVIGIKDMAGLLRAGAAEKLVGALRERFDQPVHVHTHDTAGGQLATLLAAARAGADAVDVASAPMAGTTSQPSMSALVAALAHTERDTGLSLDAVGDLEPYWEAVRRTYAPFESGLPGPTGRVYKHEIPGGQLSNLRQQAIALGLGDRFEQVEDWYAEANRILGRPTKVTPSSKVVGDLALQLAAVDADPADFEQNPDKYDIPDSVVGFMAGELGDLPGGWPEPFRTKVLAGRDVRLEITPVPDAERAHLDTPGPERQQALNRLLFPQPTAQFERVRDQYGDLSVVPTVDYLYGLRPGQEHVVPLGKGVNLFVGLEAIGEVDDKGIRTVMATMNGQLRPVSVRDRSIEVETKVAEQADKSDPKHVAAPFSGVVTLKVAVGDVVEAGAAVASIEAMKMEAAITAPVAGTVGRLAIPVTQQVDAGDLLVVLQ
- a CDS encoding ROK family glucokinase, which translates into the protein MHAIGIDIGGTKIAGAVVTELGEIIAEDRVATNAADPNAMLDDVVSMVERLSSGHEVGAVGVAAPGFIDASQSIVYYTPNIRWRNEPLRQKLQQRLGDLHITVDNDANAAGWAEFRFGAGRLVSDMTMLTIGTGVGGAIVTEDRLFRGGFGTGGEIGHLRIVPNGLPCGCGARGCIEQYGSGRALQRMANDVADAGGIGSALADAREANGGELDGHIVGDLILADDPGALAALRRLGRHLGEACASLSAVLDPQLFVFGGGVASAGDRLLDPIKQAYLNNLPARGYHPEPDFVIAELVNDAGVVGAADLARIHARTA
- a CDS encoding ParA family protein — protein: MHVLSVSSLKGGVGKTTVTLGLTSAAFAKGLRTLVVDLDPQSDVSTGLDINLAGHLNVADVLENPKEKIVRQAIAPSGWTKGSQGKIDVMVGSPSAINFDGPHPSIRDIWKLEEALANVEQDYELVLIDCAPSLNALTRTAWAASDRVTVVTEPGLFSVAAADRALRAIEEIRRGLSPRLQPLGIIVNRARVQSLEHQFRIKELRDMFGPLVLSPQLPERTSLQQAQGAAKPLHVWPGESAQEMARNFDQLLERIMRTGKIGPYADGAGAAGA
- a CDS encoding MerR family transcriptional regulator; the encoded protein is MSGNDTPGTESDTTRYDLGLLFTDGLPEHDEQNGYRGTVAARAAGISYRQLDYWARTELVQPTIRGAAGSGSQRLYGFRDILVLKLVKRLLDTGISLQQIRTAVNQLRESGVSDLAQTTLMSDGASVYLCTSDDEVIDLVSRGQGVFGIAVGKVLREVETSLVELDATAAADPSDELAARRASRAS